A window of Syntrophorhabdaceae bacterium genomic DNA:
TGTATACAATTTTATGGGGGAGCAACTCTTCGGCATATTTCTTGAGAATGAACTTGGACTGACCCATGGTTGCTTTCATTGCAGTCGGTAAAGAAGTGGCGAGCTCGACCATCTCATGGTCCAGGAAGGGAACGCGAAGTTCCAGGGAGGCCGCCATAGTCATCTTGTCCGCTTTGATAAGCAAATCTTCGGGCAACCAGGTCTTTGTGTCAAGGTAGAGCATCTGACTGATGGGATCCTTATGAGAGACCTTACGATAATAGCCGAGTATCCTATCCAACACCTCATCGGTATCCACTTTTTCTCTGAAGCCGGGCGAATAGAGCTTTTCCCTCATGGACTTGGTAAAATAGCTGCCGTTGCCGAGATATCTCTTCTCAAGAGGTGAGGTAAGCCAATCCACATACTTTCCTTCCCGTTTGTTTCCGAGGAAAGCGCTGATCAGCGGTTGAAAGATAGCATTGCGCAGCGTAGCAGGAATCTTCTGGTATTTTCCGATTCCATTCATGATCCTGTATATGGG
This region includes:
- a CDS encoding asparagine synthase C-terminal domain-containing protein: VKTFTVGYEKNPDVSELAYARIVAEQFKTDHHELILHPSNLMDIVSQVVWHLEEPIAEYATIPLMLLSKLAKEHVTVMLSGEGADEIFAGYPIYRIMNGIGKYQKIPATLRNAIFQPLISAFLGNKREGKYVDWLTSPLEKRYLGNGSYFTKSMREKLYSPGFREKVDTDEVLDRILGYYRKVSHKDPISQMLYLDTKTWLPEDLLIKADKMTMAASLELRVPFLDHEMVELATSLPTAMKATMGQSKFILKKYAEELLPHKIVYRKKRGFPVPVKQWLRGELNDVAREVLLDQRSRSRGLFNGDYVERLFHRHSESTDDLSKNIWNLLILEVWFRIFEDGEVPCLTN